In Humulus lupulus chromosome 6, drHumLupu1.1, whole genome shotgun sequence, a single genomic region encodes these proteins:
- the LOC133785002 gene encoding uncharacterized protein LOC133785002 — protein MVKTRGASSKRTPAFQSKKVPSPSPPPSMSMVPPSAPAPVASVGKTPKSKARRKVFSLSTEHPMVFPDITADIVNVAPPSGVVVPSQAKNLSPFPIELSLTAREKSKSVSSSSKATVAGLLKLPMKPSQSKKNSVAPKRKLGLDSSSSPLTVDKKILKAHPPSPSSSKSEPKEAKFESEDTHDTTLSNESVLDNAKSEAEFDELEQEDVVPTEQETKSDTESVATPLSSKGKGKRLISDSTPSPRLSSVNFKPHSSTFCYSDNARDMVLYAQRKFLIERNYVLSDHRPYGVLTMLQDRKWTGSLVKFTSFVDRIVKEFYANLTNEIIDPKSPLYCKVYVRGHWFSFSLQDIAEALHLPLDVEDDDDLASLDKDAVITELVGQKMVWPSNTIISVTNLTYTYDVLDKFSTTNWKPTLHTSTISFDMASFLYKVGTGIASAPTTKATDAPSTKKAKPQSLKFTSDDIPLESSSVPTDSGPVATELAVVRASVDSLAARVMTIEGLQRSVLDDVQTLSKDPAV, from the exons ATGGTGAAAACTCGTGGAGCTTCCTCTAAGAGGACCCCTGCTTTTCAATCCAAAAAGGTGCCCTCTCCATCGCCTCCTCCATCTATGTCAATGGTGCCTCCATCTGCTCCAGCACCAGTGGCATCTGTTGGGAAAACTCCCAAATCCAAGGCGCGCAGGAAGGTGTTCTCCCTCTCTACTGAACACCCCATGGTGTTTCCAGATATCACGGCTGATATTGTCAATGTTGCACCACCATCTGGAGTGGTGGTGCCCTCTCAAGCCAAGAACCTATCTCCTTTTCCAATTGAATTGTCTCTGACGGCTAGGGAAAAATCAAAATCTGTTTCATCCTCTTCCAAAGCTACTGTTGCTGGGTTACTCAAGCTGCCAATGAAGCCGAGCCAGTCCAAGAAAAATTCGGTGGCTCCAAAAAGAAAATTGGGGTTGGACTCGTCTTCTTCCCCCTTGACTGTTGACAAGAAAATATTGAAGGCTCATCCCCCTTCTCCGTCTTCCTCTAAATCTGAACCTAAGGAAGCAAAATTCGAGTCTGAAGACACCCATGATACCACCTTATCTAATGAATCTGTTCTTGACAATGCAAAATCAGAGGCTGAGTTTGATGAGCTAGAACAAGAAGACGTTGTCCCTACTGAACAAGAAACTAAATCTGACACAGAGTCAGTTGCAACTCCATTGTCATCCaaaggtaaaggcaagagacttaTTTCTGATTCTACACCATCTCCAAGACTCTCAAGTGTTAATTTCAAACCTCATTCTTCTACTTTTTGTTATAGTGACAATGCTCGTGATATGGTTCTCTATGCTCAAAGGAAATTTCTCATTGAGAGAAATTATGTCTTGAGTGATCATCGTCCTTATGGTGTGCTAACAATGCTTCAAGATCGAAAATGGACAGGTTCTTTGGTTAAATTTACTAgttttgtggatagaatagtcaaggaattctatgccaatcttACTAATGAAATTATTGACCCTAAATCTCCTCTATATTGTAAAGTGTATGTTAGGGGCCATTGGTTCTCTTTTTCTCTACAAGATATTGCAGAGGCTTTGCATCTTCCTCTTGATGTTGAGGATGATGATGATCTTGCCTCTCTTGACAAGGATGCGGTTATCACTGAATTAGTAGGGCAAAAAATGGTATGGCCATCTAATACAATCATCTCGGTCACTAATCTCACCTACACTTATGATGTTCTCGATAAGTTTTCCACAACAAATTGGAAACCAACTCTTCACACATCAACTATCTCATTTGACATGGCTTCCTTTTTGTACAAAGTGGGGACCGGAATTG CCTCTGCTCCAACTACTAAAGCCACTGATGCTCCATCAACCAAGAAAGCCAAGCCTCAATCTCTGAAGTTTACCTCGGATGACATTCCTCTTGAATCCTCCTCTGTTCCCACAGATTCAGGACCTGTTGCTACAGAACTAGCTGTTGTTCGAGCCTCTGTTGATTCTTTGGCTGCTCGAGTGATGACGATTGAAGGACTGCAACGTTCTGTGTTGGATGATGTCCAAACTCTGTCCAAGGATCCAGCCGTTtag